In one window of Palaeococcus ferrophilus DSM 13482 DNA:
- the gatE gene encoding Glu-tRNA(Gln) amidotransferase subunit GatE yields MTDKFNYEELGLKVGLEIHRQLDTKKLFSPVPSEFSEEVDFTFERRLRPTMSELGEIDPAALEEFKKGKFYVYEGNYELTDLVYMDEEPPRGPDEEALKVTLQIVYLLNAVPVDEVHFMRKIVIDGSNVSGFQRTAIVGMEGKVDTPWGSVGIPTVCLEEDACRIVERGEKKVIYRLDRLGVPLVEIATTPDIHHPEQAKVVAKFIGDALRATRKVKRGLGTIRQDLNVSIRGGARVEIKGVQELDMIPLIIEREVERQLHLLKIRDELRKRGAKPEELKEEFHDVTDIFGNTGSKIIAKAIKNGGKVLAVKLPKFRGLIGKEIQPGRRLGTEMANRAKKYVRGIFHIDELPNYGITELEVNAVIERLGLGEEDAFVLVAAEEETAKNALREVIKRAREAIEGVPEETRRALPDGNTEYMRPLPGKARMYPETDVPSIEITEEFKRNILENLPELPQERVERFVKEYKIDRSLAETLVNDERDELFEELVGKGLKPSLVASILVVVLKGLKKEVPIENITEEHIREAFELYLGGKIAKEAFEEIFKELAVNPTKTAAQVAEEKGLTLLSEEEVERIIDEVIKANIEVIKTKGMGAMGMIMGRAMAKLRGRADGKLVNTLVRKKIQEIAG; encoded by the coding sequence ATGACAGATAAGTTCAACTACGAGGAACTCGGCCTCAAGGTCGGCCTTGAGATTCACAGGCAGCTCGACACGAAGAAGCTGTTCTCACCCGTGCCGAGCGAGTTCAGCGAGGAAGTTGACTTCACCTTTGAAAGAAGATTGAGGCCCACCATGAGCGAGTTGGGAGAGATTGATCCAGCGGCCCTCGAGGAGTTCAAGAAGGGGAAGTTCTACGTTTACGAGGGGAACTACGAGCTAACCGATCTTGTCTACATGGACGAGGAGCCGCCGAGGGGACCGGACGAAGAGGCCCTTAAGGTTACCCTCCAGATAGTCTACCTCCTCAACGCGGTTCCGGTTGACGAGGTTCACTTCATGCGCAAAATCGTCATAGACGGCTCCAACGTCTCCGGCTTCCAGAGGACGGCCATAGTGGGCATGGAAGGGAAGGTTGACACTCCCTGGGGCAGTGTTGGAATCCCGACGGTCTGCCTTGAGGAGGACGCGTGCAGGATTGTGGAAAGGGGCGAGAAGAAAGTAATCTACCGCCTCGACCGCCTTGGTGTCCCCCTGGTTGAGATAGCAACCACACCGGACATCCACCACCCGGAGCAGGCGAAGGTCGTGGCCAAGTTCATAGGCGACGCTTTGAGGGCCACCAGAAAGGTCAAGCGCGGTCTGGGGACAATCAGGCAGGATCTCAACGTCTCCATCAGGGGTGGGGCGAGGGTCGAGATAAAGGGCGTCCAGGAGCTCGACATGATACCTCTCATCATCGAGAGGGAAGTCGAGAGGCAGCTCCACCTTCTTAAGATAAGGGACGAGCTGAGGAAGAGGGGAGCTAAGCCGGAGGAGCTCAAGGAGGAGTTCCACGACGTGACGGATATCTTCGGGAACACAGGCTCGAAGATAATAGCGAAGGCCATCAAGAACGGCGGAAAGGTCCTGGCGGTAAAGCTTCCCAAGTTCCGCGGGCTGATAGGGAAGGAAATCCAGCCGGGAAGAAGGCTCGGAACGGAGATGGCGAACAGGGCAAAGAAGTACGTGCGCGGAATATTCCACATTGATGAATTACCGAACTATGGAATTACAGAATTAGAGGTTAATGCGGTTATCGAGAGGCTCGGCCTTGGCGAGGAGGACGCCTTCGTCCTCGTAGCGGCGGAGGAAGAGACCGCGAAGAACGCGCTCCGCGAGGTCATTAAGAGGGCCAGAGAGGCCATCGAAGGCGTTCCCGAGGAGACGAGGAGGGCCCTGCCGGACGGCAACACCGAGTACATGCGCCCGCTCCCGGGCAAGGCGAGGATGTACCCCGAGACGGACGTTCCTTCAATAGAAATAACCGAGGAGTTCAAGAGAAACATCCTCGAGAACCTGCCCGAGCTCCCGCAGGAAAGGGTCGAGAGGTTCGTTAAAGAGTACAAGATAGACAGAAGCCTAGCAGAGACGCTGGTGAACGACGAGCGCGATGAACTCTTCGAGGAGCTGGTTGGGAAGGGCCTCAAGCCCTCGCTCGTGGCCTCAATACTCGTGGTCGTTCTCAAGGGCCTCAAGAAGGAGGTTCCGATAGAGAACATAACGGAGGAGCACATAAGGGAGGCCTTTGAGCTCTACCTCGGCGGGAAGATAGCGAAGGAGGCCTTCGAGGAGATATTCAAGGAGCTCGCGGTGAACCCGACCAAAACCGCCGCCCAGGTCGCCGAGGAGAAGGGACTGACGCTCCTCAGCGAGGAAGAGGTGGAGCGGATCATCGACGAGGTCATCAAAGCCAACATCGAGGTCATAAAGACCAAGGGCATGGGCGCGATGGGAATGATAATGGGTCGCGCCATGGCGAAGCTCCGCGGAAGGGCGGACGGAAAGCTCGTGAACACCCTGGTTAGAAAGAAGATTCAGGAGATAGCGGGCTGA
- a CDS encoding antitoxin family protein has product MMVGIKAIYRNGVFKPLEKVELPEGIEVEVMVRKAGPILRKYSGILKKSDYDWEAEPHDDFLRTNLEVLR; this is encoded by the coding sequence ATGATGGTGGGTATTAAGGCCATCTACAGAAACGGGGTGTTCAAGCCCCTTGAGAAGGTGGAACTGCCCGAGGGCATTGAGGTTGAGGTGATGGTGAGAAAAGCCGGCCCAATCCTGAGGAAGTACTCCGGAATCCTGAAGAAGAGCGACTACGACTGGGAGGCAGAGCCTCATGATGACTTTTTGAGAACTAACCTGGAGGTGTTGAGATGA
- the gatD gene encoding Glu-tRNA(Gln) amidotransferase subunit GatD gives MKEKDLSLGDRISVVKREGDRRIRYTGIIMPPYELSPGETLTIKLDNGYNVGIRIDLIESVEIVERTRPKEEVAFKEVLPRKEGLPGVTIIGTGGTIASKIDYKTGAVHAAFTAEELARAVPEIFEIANITPKLLMNIMSEDMRPEYWRRIAHEVASALNSGEDGVVIAHGTDTLAYTSAALSFMLRNLTKPVILVGSQRSSDRPSSDSAINLICSVRMATADFGEVAIVMHGETSDTYCLAHRGTKARKMHTSRRDAFRSINDVPIAKIWPNGEIEFLRKDYKKRSDGEVWVDGKMEEKVGLLKVVPGMSAELVDFFVDKGYKGLVIEGTGLGHTPNDVIPAIERATQEGVTVCMTSQCLYGRVNLNVYSTGRKLLKAGVIPCEDMLPETAYVKLMWVLGHTDDPEEVRKMMLTNYAGEITPYTRFDTYLR, from the coding sequence ATGAAGGAGAAGGACCTTTCACTCGGAGACCGCATCTCGGTCGTCAAGAGGGAAGGGGACAGGAGGATAAGGTACACAGGCATAATAATGCCGCCGTACGAGCTCTCTCCAGGGGAGACGCTCACAATTAAGCTCGACAACGGCTACAACGTGGGAATAAGGATAGACCTCATCGAGAGCGTCGAAATCGTCGAGAGGACCAGGCCCAAGGAGGAGGTTGCATTCAAGGAGGTCCTTCCAAGGAAGGAGGGCCTTCCTGGAGTAACCATCATCGGCACCGGCGGAACGATAGCGAGCAAGATAGACTACAAGACTGGAGCCGTCCACGCTGCCTTCACCGCGGAGGAACTGGCTAGAGCCGTCCCGGAGATCTTTGAGATAGCCAACATCACGCCCAAACTGCTCATGAACATCATGAGCGAGGACATGAGGCCCGAGTACTGGAGAAGGATAGCTCACGAAGTGGCGAGCGCGCTCAACTCCGGCGAGGACGGCGTTGTGATAGCCCACGGAACGGACACGCTCGCCTACACATCCGCCGCCCTAAGCTTCATGCTTAGGAACCTAACAAAGCCCGTGATACTAGTCGGCTCCCAGAGGAGCTCCGACAGGCCGAGCAGCGACTCAGCCATAAACCTCATATGCTCCGTAAGGATGGCCACCGCCGACTTCGGAGAGGTGGCGATAGTCATGCACGGCGAGACGAGCGACACCTACTGTTTAGCGCACCGCGGAACGAAGGCGAGGAAGATGCACACCTCAAGGAGGGACGCCTTCAGGAGCATAAACGACGTGCCCATAGCAAAGATATGGCCCAACGGCGAGATAGAGTTCCTTAGAAAGGACTACAAAAAGAGGAGCGACGGCGAGGTCTGGGTTGACGGCAAGATGGAGGAGAAGGTAGGACTTCTCAAGGTCGTCCCCGGAATGAGCGCCGAGCTCGTGGACTTCTTCGTTGATAAAGGTTACAAGGGCCTCGTCATCGAGGGAACCGGCCTCGGTCACACTCCCAACGACGTTATTCCAGCCATAGAACGCGCCACCCAGGAGGGCGTGACCGTCTGCATGACGAGCCAGTGCCTCTACGGAAGGGTTAACCTCAACGTCTACTCGACCGGAAGGAAGCTCCTCAAGGCGGGCGTTATACCCTGCGAGGACATGCTCCCAGAGACGGCATACGTGAAGCTCATGTGGGTTCTCGGCCACACCGACGACCCCGAAGAGGTCAGAAAGATGATGCTCACCAACTACGCCGGCGAGATAACGCCCTACACGAGGTTTGACACTTACCTGAGGTGA
- a CDS encoding transcriptional regulator, whose product MMTRRQRIIKLLEGRDYSISELAVVLEMRGKGTKKILLEDLRVISKTLKREGKVLLIQPAMCRNCGFVFEPEIKLPSKCPRCHSSWIDEPRFKIEIR is encoded by the coding sequence ATGATGACGAGGCGGCAGAGAATAATAAAGCTTTTGGAAGGGAGGGACTACAGCATCAGCGAACTCGCCGTCGTCCTCGAAATGAGGGGAAAAGGCACCAAAAAGATACTGCTGGAAGACCTGAGGGTAATCTCGAAAACGCTCAAGCGTGAGGGGAAGGTTCTCCTCATACAGCCGGCCATGTGCAGGAACTGCGGCTTCGTCTTCGAGCCGGAGATAAAGCTCCCGAGCAAGTGCCCGCGGTGCCACTCGTCATGGATAGATGAGCCGCGCTTCAAAATCGAAATCCGCTAA